Proteins encoded by one window of Silvibacterium dinghuense:
- a CDS encoding replication-associated recombination protein A has protein sequence MSLFQPTPDLASSGNLAAPLAERMRPRNLEEYVGQKHLLAPGKPLRVQIERDDPASMIFWGPPGVGKTTLAKIIAHATHATFIEFSAVMSGIKEIKQVMVDAEKAAQFGSRTILFIDEIHRFNRAQQDAFLPYVEHGTIRLIGATTENPSFEINGALLSRCRVYTLQALSEEELLTLLRRALENEERGLGRMQIGAEDDALITLASYSSGDARNALNALEVSAKLAEARGEKTITKDLAVEALQQRVLLYDKKGEEHYNLISALHKSVRNSDADAALYWLGRMMQAGEDPMYIARRVVRMAVEDIGLASPEALNLTLSAREAMEFLGSPEGDLALAQAVVYLALAPKSNAVYTAYGEILDEIEHNRAEPVPLHLRNAPTGLMKTLGYGHGYKYAHDEAGKVADMECLPDRLRGRRWYHPTAEGREKLLGQRMEEIRRLKEAKAKGPQ, from the coding sequence ATGAGCCTCTTTCAACCGACACCGGATCTGGCCTCTTCCGGCAATCTCGCTGCGCCGCTGGCCGAGCGCATGCGTCCACGCAATCTTGAAGAGTATGTAGGGCAAAAGCATCTGCTTGCGCCGGGCAAACCGCTGCGCGTGCAGATCGAGCGCGACGATCCTGCATCCATGATCTTCTGGGGGCCTCCCGGCGTAGGGAAGACCACTCTGGCCAAGATCATCGCCCATGCCACGCATGCCACCTTCATCGAGTTCTCGGCGGTCATGTCGGGGATCAAGGAAATCAAGCAGGTGATGGTCGATGCGGAGAAGGCCGCGCAGTTCGGCTCGCGCACCATCCTCTTTATCGACGAGATTCACCGCTTCAACCGCGCGCAGCAGGATGCCTTTCTGCCTTACGTGGAGCACGGGACGATTCGTCTCATCGGCGCGACGACCGAGAACCCCTCGTTCGAGATCAACGGCGCGCTGCTTTCTCGTTGCCGCGTGTACACGCTGCAGGCGCTGAGCGAAGAAGAACTGCTCACACTGTTGCGCCGCGCTCTCGAAAATGAAGAGCGTGGTCTCGGGCGGATGCAGATCGGCGCGGAGGATGATGCGCTGATTACGCTGGCGTCGTACTCAAGCGGCGATGCGCGCAATGCGCTGAATGCTCTCGAAGTCTCGGCAAAGCTGGCCGAGGCGCGCGGCGAGAAGACCATCACGAAGGATCTTGCTGTCGAAGCATTGCAGCAGCGTGTACTGCTCTATGACAAGAAGGGTGAGGAACACTACAACCTCATCTCTGCATTGCATAAGTCGGTGCGCAATTCCGATGCCGATGCGGCGCTCTATTGGTTAGGGCGCATGATGCAGGCTGGTGAAGACCCGATGTACATTGCTCGCCGCGTGGTGCGCATGGCCGTCGAAGATATCGGCCTTGCCTCGCCCGAGGCGTTGAACCTGACCCTGTCTGCGCGGGAAGCGATGGAGTTTCTCGGCTCGCCGGAGGGTGATCTGGCGCTGGCGCAGGCCGTCGTCTATCTTGCCCTGGCGCCGAAGTCGAATGCTGTCTACACGGCTTATGGCGAAATCCTCGATGAGATCGAGCACAACCGCGCTGAGCCTGTTCCGCTGCACCTTCGCAACGCGCCAACCGGCCTGATGAAAACATTAGGCTACGGTCACGGTTATAAATATGCGCATGACGAAGCGGGCAAGGTGGCAGATATGGAGTGCCTGCCTGATCGCCTGCGCGGACGGCGCTGGTATCACCCGACTGCGGAAGGCCGCGAAAAACTTCTCGGGCAGCGGATGGAGGAGATCCGCCGCCTGAAAGAAGCGAAGGCTAAGGGCCCGCAGTAG
- a CDS encoding TrmH family RNA methyltransferase, which produces MKELRAGVSAAGDIAIEGEHLLAEAAASGLKFSTVFVEQGQEARLARLHLPTDAELLAVAPDVFASAVHTESPQGVAALVRLPLWTLNQVLDRRGPALVMVSGGLQDPGNLGTLIRSAEAFGATGFVMLPGTVSVANQKVLRASAGSAFRLSCVTAKESEFFAALEARGIKTVAAVAVDGGSATSWDFTQPTALLLGNEGAGLAASLVERANARVTIPMPGPVESLNVAVAGSVLLYEAARQRGGAR; this is translated from the coding sequence GTGAAGGAATTGCGCGCGGGCGTGTCGGCTGCCGGGGATATCGCAATCGAAGGCGAGCATCTGCTCGCCGAAGCCGCTGCAAGCGGGCTGAAGTTTTCGACTGTTTTCGTGGAGCAGGGGCAGGAGGCCAGGCTCGCACGGCTGCACCTGCCCACGGATGCGGAACTGCTGGCTGTTGCTCCGGATGTTTTTGCCAGCGCCGTGCATACTGAGTCGCCACAGGGCGTGGCTGCGCTGGTGCGGCTGCCGCTTTGGACGTTGAACCAGGTGCTCGATCGTAGAGGACCGGCGCTGGTGATGGTCTCGGGTGGTCTGCAGGACCCGGGAAATCTCGGCACTCTGATCCGCTCGGCGGAGGCATTTGGCGCTACAGGATTTGTCATGCTGCCAGGCACCGTGAGCGTAGCTAATCAGAAAGTTTTGCGTGCATCAGCCGGGTCAGCCTTCCGTCTGTCGTGCGTGACGGCAAAGGAAAGTGAATTCTTTGCAGCATTGGAAGCACGGGGCATCAAGACGGTAGCCGCGGTGGCAGTCGATGGCGGCTCTGCCACAAGCTGGGATTTTACGCAGCCAACTGCTTTGTTGCTGGGCAACGAAGGCGCAGGCCTGGCAGCTTCGCTCGTAGAGCGGGCAAATGCACGTGTGACTATTCCCATGCCTGGTCCTGTCGAATCGCTGAACGTAGCCGTTGCGGGCTCCGTGCTGCTCTATGAAGCAGCACGCCAGCGTGGAGGTGCGCGATGA
- a CDS encoding uracil-DNA glycosylase, whose protein sequence is MSFLTPEQELELAARLRYFRDLGVYDFYRRGEYVPAVVTEMAPEPAPTVVEVAAAVEEIPAEPVLAPAFELLSETESAIPPRKPLPQPPAIVPEILPAAARPAALEAVRAEIGECTRCPLAFQGRHKIVFGDGNPNARILFVGEGPGADEDAQGVPFVGKAGQLLNNMIAAMGLKREEVYIANVVKCRPPKNRQPEPEEANTCMPFLWQQIDIIRPEVIVALGATAILYLMGQKASLASWRGRIHSLRGSKLIVTYHPAFLLRDPNQKKEAWKDLQIAMKELGLKPAK, encoded by the coding sequence ATGAGTTTTCTTACGCCAGAACAGGAGCTGGAGCTAGCTGCGCGGTTGCGGTATTTTCGCGACCTGGGCGTGTACGATTTCTATCGTCGCGGTGAGTATGTGCCTGCGGTGGTTACAGAAATGGCACCCGAGCCTGCTCCCACGGTGGTGGAAGTTGCCGCTGCGGTGGAAGAAATTCCCGCCGAACCGGTGCTGGCGCCGGCATTTGAACTTTTGTCTGAAACGGAGTCTGCTATTCCTCCTCGCAAGCCCCTTCCACAGCCGCCGGCGATTGTGCCGGAGATTTTGCCCGCAGCCGCACGCCCCGCGGCGCTCGAGGCGGTCCGCGCCGAGATCGGCGAATGTACGCGGTGCCCGCTGGCTTTCCAGGGACGCCACAAGATCGTCTTCGGTGACGGCAATCCGAATGCGCGGATTCTCTTCGTAGGCGAAGGCCCGGGCGCGGATGAAGACGCACAGGGGGTGCCTTTCGTGGGCAAGGCCGGCCAACTGTTGAACAACATGATCGCGGCCATGGGGCTGAAGCGCGAAGAGGTCTACATCGCAAACGTGGTCAAATGCCGGCCGCCGAAGAATCGCCAGCCGGAACCGGAAGAGGCGAATACCTGCATGCCATTCCTCTGGCAGCAGATCGACATCATTCGGCCTGAGGTCATTGTGGCGCTGGGCGCGACGGCGATCCTGTACCTGATGGGGCAGAAGGCATCACTCGCCAGCTGGCGCGGCCGAATCCATTCTCTGCGCGGCTCCAAGCTGATCGTCACCTATCACCCCGCCTTCCTGCTGCGCGATCCCAACCAGAAGAAAGAAGCCTGGAAGGACCTGCAGATTGCGATGAAGGAACTGGGGCTGAAGCCAGCGAAGTAG
- a CDS encoding DUF92 domain-containing protein, which yields MEKQEQVRTVAGLQSLSWQSWAVLAVCLLGTLASVPGVLEARNSAGLWLFGQAVAIGAGFALLVLGLRAATPGAAATGGLFTVTLYLAQPGWRTLLWPLAALFVLTFAATKFGKTKKEKLAVAEGHGGRSASQVAANLGMAALVVMPVVWLRGAVPVLAILGRPLLVASVAAMAEATADTLSSELGAVLGGEPLMITTGRRVAPGTDGAISVAGTLAGCLGAMAIALLAGLVLPLRPLEAAIAAGAGILGLFVDSLLGATLERAGRLNNDAVNFLSTCAAALAGFLLAGMLSF from the coding sequence GTGGAGAAGCAGGAACAGGTGCGAACGGTAGCAGGGTTGCAATCCCTGAGCTGGCAGTCATGGGCAGTGCTGGCGGTGTGCCTGCTGGGAACGCTGGCCTCTGTTCCGGGTGTGCTGGAAGCGCGGAATTCGGCCGGCTTATGGCTCTTCGGGCAGGCAGTAGCCATTGGGGCCGGATTTGCGTTGCTGGTGCTTGGGCTGCGGGCCGCGACACCCGGGGCGGCTGCGACGGGCGGCCTGTTTACTGTGACACTTTACCTGGCTCAGCCAGGCTGGAGGACGCTTCTGTGGCCGCTGGCGGCGCTTTTTGTATTGACCTTTGCGGCGACAAAGTTTGGAAAAACGAAGAAGGAAAAGCTGGCCGTTGCCGAGGGCCATGGTGGTCGTTCGGCCTCGCAGGTGGCGGCAAATCTGGGGATGGCCGCACTGGTGGTGATGCCTGTGGTCTGGTTACGTGGTGCGGTCCCGGTACTGGCGATCCTGGGGAGGCCGCTGCTGGTGGCCTCGGTCGCAGCGATGGCCGAGGCGACGGCGGACACGCTTTCCTCGGAACTGGGAGCTGTGCTGGGTGGCGAACCACTGATGATCACGACCGGGAGGCGGGTCGCTCCGGGCACCGACGGCGCGATTTCTGTGGCAGGGACGCTAGCAGGCTGCCTTGGAGCTATGGCGATCGCGCTGCTGGCGGGTCTGGTCCTGCCGCTGCGCCCGCTGGAGGCTGCGATTGCGGCCGGAGCAGGAATCCTGGGGCTCTTTGTGGATAGCCTGCTCGGTGCGACGCTCGAGCGCGCAGGGCGGCTGAATAACGATGCGGTGAATTTTCTCTCCACCTGCGCGGCGGCCCTGGCCGGATTCCTGCTGGCGGGGATGCTTTCGTTTTAG
- the priA gene encoding replication restart helicase PriA has product MSAFCDVALPVPLDRVFTYAVGAADPPIGGRVLVPFRNEKMAGVVVRLHDEPPPVEAKPLVAVMDEEAIVSPELLELAQWIAGYYVAPLGEVLRAMLPLMSEVKKQILYRITDAGRAALFDGADCGSSRRSKLSPEDQDTEYKALNYLENGEAAKATALRSATGISRELLAGMLRKKWIVRETAAAQRDARRLVRYAVLVEGTRLPKLNDNQQAILAELAGSGGELPVAELRELEVPQSTLATLVKRELVRIEERPADFHLTHLSLMKKAAYELNEAQQRALAVMTAAVDAGEFRPHLLHGVTGSGKTAVYLAAMRETLNRGRTAILLVPEIGLTPQMAAQLHHAFGREVALLHSALTPEERSEQWHRIRRGEARVVVGTRSAVFAPVENLGLIVVDEEHDSSYKQESMPRYHARDTAVVRAKLAGAAVVLGSATPSLESWRNAEEGKYARIEMHERVQNRPLPKVELVDMRQEFQETGQEHIFSRALIEKTQATLERGEQAIILLNRRGYSFVVMCRSCGDKLECENCSIALTYHKQVTGEDGIAPVGQRLECHYCGYKTGVPPRCPKCESEHLYFLGVGSQQGEERLQEIFPGARIGRMDRDTVRGRNDMERLLMRLHSGEINLLVGTQMIAKGHDIHGVTMVGVVGCDHALGMPDFRAAERVFQLLTQVSGRAGRGELPGTVLVQTYHPDHYAVQCAAKHDFHGFVEREMKYRRWMHYPPYAALANVIIQSPHLEEAAGWSATLGRWFQKTQLDGVRVLGPATAPLARIKRIYRFHLVLKAEKRSALARTLRMMLAHADAAGVPRRNLIVDVDAVNLM; this is encoded by the coding sequence GTGTCAGCCTTTTGTGATGTAGCCCTGCCCGTGCCCTTGGACCGTGTCTTTACGTATGCGGTCGGCGCGGCTGATCCTCCGATTGGTGGGCGGGTTCTGGTGCCCTTCCGCAACGAGAAGATGGCCGGGGTCGTGGTGCGGCTGCATGACGAGCCGCCGCCGGTCGAGGCCAAGCCTCTGGTCGCGGTGATGGACGAAGAGGCGATCGTTTCGCCTGAGCTCCTGGAGCTTGCGCAGTGGATCGCAGGCTACTATGTCGCGCCTCTCGGGGAGGTGCTGCGGGCCATGCTTCCCCTGATGAGCGAGGTCAAAAAGCAGATTCTCTACCGCATCACGGATGCGGGGCGTGCCGCGCTTTTCGATGGCGCTGATTGCGGCAGCTCGCGCCGGTCGAAGCTCTCTCCGGAAGACCAGGACACCGAGTACAAGGCGCTGAATTACCTGGAGAACGGTGAAGCAGCGAAGGCGACGGCCCTGCGTTCGGCTACCGGCATCAGCCGCGAGCTCCTCGCCGGGATGCTGCGCAAGAAGTGGATCGTGCGCGAGACTGCGGCGGCACAGCGCGATGCGCGTCGGCTGGTGCGCTACGCGGTGCTGGTCGAAGGGACGCGACTGCCGAAGCTCAATGACAATCAGCAGGCTATCCTCGCGGAGTTGGCAGGCAGCGGGGGCGAGCTTCCGGTGGCCGAACTGCGTGAGCTCGAGGTGCCGCAGTCTACGCTTGCCACGCTTGTCAAACGTGAACTGGTGCGTATCGAGGAGCGTCCAGCCGACTTTCACCTCACGCATCTCTCTTTGATGAAGAAGGCAGCCTACGAGCTGAATGAAGCGCAGCAGCGTGCCCTGGCGGTGATGACGGCAGCGGTCGATGCCGGCGAGTTCCGGCCGCATTTATTGCATGGGGTTACCGGCTCGGGCAAAACGGCGGTGTATCTTGCCGCGATGCGCGAGACGCTGAATCGCGGGCGTACGGCGATTCTGCTGGTGCCGGAGATCGGCCTCACGCCGCAGATGGCCGCGCAGCTGCATCATGCCTTTGGCCGCGAAGTGGCTCTGCTGCACTCCGCGCTCACGCCGGAGGAGCGCAGCGAGCAATGGCATCGTATCCGGCGTGGCGAGGCGCGCGTGGTGGTGGGGACGCGCTCTGCTGTTTTTGCGCCGGTTGAAAATCTCGGCCTGATCGTTGTCGACGAGGAGCATGATTCGAGCTACAAGCAGGAGTCGATGCCGCGCTATCACGCGCGGGACACGGCCGTGGTGCGCGCAAAGCTTGCCGGCGCGGCGGTCGTGCTGGGCTCGGCCACGCCGTCGCTTGAGTCGTGGAGAAATGCGGAAGAAGGGAAGTATGCGCGCATCGAGATGCACGAGCGCGTGCAGAATCGTCCGCTGCCCAAGGTCGAGCTGGTGGATATGCGGCAGGAGTTCCAGGAAACCGGGCAGGAGCATATCTTTTCGCGAGCGCTGATCGAGAAAACGCAGGCCACGCTCGAGCGTGGAGAGCAGGCGATCATTCTCCTGAACCGGCGCGGGTATTCGTTCGTGGTCATGTGCCGTTCCTGCGGCGACAAGCTGGAGTGCGAGAACTGCTCGATCGCGTTGACCTATCACAAGCAGGTGACGGGTGAAGACGGGATTGCGCCGGTGGGCCAGCGCCTCGAATGTCACTACTGCGGTTACAAAACCGGCGTGCCGCCGCGCTGCCCCAAATGTGAGAGCGAGCACCTATATTTTCTTGGCGTGGGATCGCAGCAGGGCGAGGAGCGGCTGCAGGAGATTTTCCCCGGTGCTCGTATCGGACGGATGGATCGCGATACCGTGCGCGGGCGCAATGACATGGAGCGGCTGCTGATGCGGCTGCACTCAGGCGAAATCAACCTCCTCGTCGGCACGCAGATGATCGCCAAGGGGCACGATATTCACGGTGTGACGATGGTCGGCGTAGTTGGCTGCGATCACGCGCTGGGGATGCCGGATTTTCGTGCTGCGGAGCGGGTCTTTCAGCTGCTGACGCAGGTATCAGGCCGCGCCGGACGCGGTGAACTGCCCGGTACGGTGCTGGTGCAGACCTACCATCCCGACCACTATGCCGTGCAGTGTGCGGCGAAGCATGACTTTCATGGTTTTGTGGAGCGCGAGATGAAATACCGGCGCTGGATGCACTATCCGCCTTACGCAGCGTTGGCAAATGTGATCATCCAGAGCCCACACCTGGAAGAGGCCGCCGGCTGGTCGGCGACGCTGGGGCGGTGGTTCCAGAAGACGCAACTCGACGGTGTGCGGGTGCTTGGGCCTGCGACGGCTCCGCTGGCGCGGATCAAGCGGATCTACCGCTTTCACCTGGTGCTGAAGGCAGAGAAGCGTTCAGCGCTGGCTCGCACCTTGCGGATGATGCTGGCGCATGCCGATGCGGCTGGAGTTCCACGGCGAAACCTGATTGTGGATGTGGATGCGGTGAACCTGATGTAG
- a CDS encoding L-threonylcarbamoyladenylate synthase, producing MSAEILRIHPDEPEPDRVQYIASCLKSGKVVAMPTDTFYGLAVDPVNLRAVERIYEIKRRLKHKPLSLLIANVSQAYELARETGSTLDRLAERFWPGPLTLIVKAGSKLPLRSTANTGNVAIRVPDAAIPRAVVEAFGLPITATSANLQGMPECTYAAGVRDQIGDRIPVIVDGGPTGRSLPTTIVDLSGGEGTWQILREGAIPTHEIALALQA from the coding sequence TTGTCTGCAGAGATTCTGCGCATCCATCCGGATGAGCCCGAGCCGGATCGCGTGCAATACATTGCTTCGTGCCTGAAAAGCGGCAAAGTTGTCGCCATGCCCACGGATACGTTCTACGGGCTGGCTGTCGACCCCGTGAACCTTCGCGCGGTCGAGCGTATTTACGAGATCAAACGCCGGCTCAAGCACAAGCCTCTCTCTCTGCTCATCGCCAATGTGTCTCAAGCCTACGAACTGGCGAGAGAGACCGGCTCCACGCTTGACCGCCTTGCCGAGCGCTTCTGGCCTGGCCCGCTGACGCTGATCGTCAAGGCCGGCTCCAAGCTGCCGCTGCGCAGCACTGCCAACACCGGCAATGTGGCTATCCGCGTGCCCGATGCCGCTATCCCGCGTGCCGTGGTCGAGGCCTTCGGCCTGCCCATCACCGCGACCTCGGCCAATCTGCAAGGCATGCCCGAGTGCACCTACGCAGCAGGCGTCCGCGATCAGATCGGCGACCGCATTCCTGTCATCGTCGACGGCGGCCCGACCGGACGCAGCCTGCCCACCACCATCGTCGATCTTTCCGGCGGCGAAGGTACCTGGCAGATTCTCCGCGAAGGCGCCATCCCGACCCACGAGATCGCTCTCGCTCTACAAGCCTGA
- a CDS encoding YncE family protein has protein sequence MKWLAAASLLVLAGLTGCGSQYRPVINQVTGTGPASEPTAYAVVVSQPELTPPSSLATTKPPCPTTQYSDAGIVTLYDFSGDSVMAQAQLGTGPLGFAFNASGSDAYTLNCDNTMSTIPISQSLQTKNVLSSTFFSGAAPINALAASASEYVVEEARDAVAAYSGSPAALVQEVTVAPSVVNVTGINSGARIYAISQGNSSNSLAWGSCSDPSSVSTNGEADGIEVSTNTVSSQLQLGICPVYAVTSADGLRTFVLNRGSGTVTVINAQSNSLDTNSNSSYLGSTATINLCNTSNSTSGITASCGAQPVYAAFYTLGDLLVTANYGNNTMSVIDVSTDIYGNDSSTFGKIVGTISTGANPAALTILGDGSKVYSANEGDGTVTVGSLTSYTAQSTITLLGTATSNNTISDTAILQPRVIDSIYNYPSGRVYVGAPNSEYLNIIDTESDTITAYPAVEGQIVDLHTTTQYAGGTCTATSTTGAETYCNQILTSHSYGSGTP, from the coding sequence ATGAAATGGCTGGCAGCCGCGTCGCTGCTGGTTCTGGCCGGTCTCACGGGTTGCGGTAGCCAGTATCGTCCCGTTATCAATCAGGTAACCGGCACAGGTCCCGCGTCGGAGCCGACAGCCTATGCCGTGGTCGTTTCGCAGCCTGAGCTGACCCCTCCCAGCAGCCTGGCCACCACCAAGCCGCCCTGCCCGACCACGCAATATTCCGATGCGGGCATCGTCACTCTGTACGATTTCTCCGGCGACAGCGTCATGGCGCAGGCTCAGCTCGGCACAGGCCCGCTCGGCTTTGCCTTCAATGCCTCCGGCAGCGATGCCTATACGCTTAACTGCGACAACACGATGAGCACCATCCCCATCTCCCAATCGCTGCAGACGAAGAACGTGCTGAGCAGCACCTTCTTTTCCGGCGCCGCGCCGATCAATGCCCTTGCTGCCAGCGCCAGCGAGTATGTCGTCGAAGAGGCCCGCGACGCCGTCGCTGCCTACAGCGGCAGCCCTGCTGCGCTCGTCCAGGAAGTCACGGTTGCGCCCTCCGTGGTCAACGTCACCGGCATCAATTCCGGCGCCCGTATTTATGCCATCAGCCAGGGCAACAGCTCCAACAGCCTGGCCTGGGGAAGCTGCTCCGATCCGTCTTCCGTCTCGACGAACGGTGAGGCAGACGGCATCGAAGTCTCTACGAACACCGTCTCTTCGCAGCTCCAGCTCGGCATCTGCCCGGTCTACGCTGTTACTTCGGCGGACGGCCTGCGTACCTTTGTGCTGAACCGCGGCAGCGGCACGGTCACAGTCATCAATGCGCAGTCGAATTCGCTCGATACGAATTCGAACTCCTCCTATCTCGGCTCGACTGCCACCATCAATCTCTGCAACACCTCTAATTCCACCAGCGGCATCACCGCTTCCTGCGGCGCACAGCCTGTCTACGCCGCCTTCTACACGCTCGGCGACCTGCTGGTGACTGCCAACTACGGCAACAACACCATGAGCGTCATCGATGTCTCCACGGATATCTACGGCAACGACAGCTCAACCTTCGGCAAGATTGTCGGCACGATCAGCACCGGCGCCAATCCCGCTGCTCTCACCATCCTCGGCGACGGCAGCAAGGTCTACTCGGCAAACGAGGGTGACGGCACGGTGACTGTCGGCAGCCTCACCAGCTACACGGCGCAGTCGACCATCACGCTGCTTGGAACAGCCACCTCCAACAACACCATCTCGGACACGGCCATCCTGCAGCCCCGAGTCATCGACTCGATCTACAACTACCCCTCCGGCCGCGTTTATGTCGGCGCTCCGAACAGCGAGTATCTGAACATCATCGATACGGAATCCGACACGATCACCGCCTACCCGGCGGTAGAAGGCCAGATCGTCGATCTGCACACGACCACGCAGTATGCCGGCGGCACCTGCACGGCAACTTCAACCACTGGCGCTGAAACCTATTGCAATCAGATCCTGACCAGCCATAGCTACGGCTCTGGTACTCCATAG
- a CDS encoding Gfo/Idh/MocA family oxidoreductase has protein sequence MTQSHSSQPVLKPIRAGVIGFGLGGRIFHAAVIAATPGLELAAVVQRSSKSAAEVYPDIAIAHSLDELLADDSIQLVAVSSPSGDHYAHAKQCLEAGRHVMVDKPFTLTSAEARDLIDLATSKGLVLAPYQNRRWDGDFVTLKQVLASGALGRIVTYESHFDRFRQESRTNWKENGVPGGGLLLDLGPHLIDQACSLFGNPESVWADVRIDREGSMVVDAFDIELKFAHGLSAWLRSSLTACFRGPRFLVHGTQGSFVKWGLDPQEPQLLAGMEFTDAGFGEEPESDWGTLHIDGKADERVPTVRGDYRSIYANLRDAILGIAPLEVTAEHAWRTARIIELAIESSQTGRRFTYPD, from the coding sequence ATGACCCAGAGCCATTCCTCGCAGCCTGTCCTTAAGCCAATTCGCGCCGGCGTTATCGGCTTCGGTCTCGGCGGACGTATCTTTCATGCCGCCGTCATCGCCGCTACGCCTGGCCTTGAGCTTGCCGCTGTGGTGCAGCGCAGCAGTAAATCCGCGGCAGAAGTCTATCCTGACATCGCCATTGCTCATTCCCTCGATGAGCTGCTCGCGGACGATTCGATCCAGCTGGTTGCGGTCAGCTCACCCAGTGGCGACCACTACGCGCATGCGAAGCAGTGTCTCGAGGCGGGCCGGCACGTCATGGTCGATAAGCCCTTCACCCTGACCTCGGCCGAAGCACGCGATCTGATCGATCTGGCAACAAGCAAGGGGCTGGTCCTCGCGCCGTATCAAAACCGCCGATGGGATGGCGACTTCGTCACGCTGAAGCAGGTCCTGGCCTCAGGCGCGCTTGGACGCATCGTCACTTACGAATCGCACTTCGACCGCTTCCGCCAGGAATCGCGCACCAACTGGAAGGAAAACGGTGTGCCCGGCGGCGGGCTGCTCCTCGACCTCGGCCCGCACCTCATCGATCAGGCTTGCTCGCTCTTTGGCAATCCTGAAAGCGTCTGGGCCGATGTGCGCATCGACCGCGAAGGCAGCATGGTCGTGGATGCTTTCGACATCGAATTGAAGTTTGCCCACGGCCTCTCGGCATGGCTGCGTTCTTCGCTCACCGCATGCTTCCGCGGACCGCGCTTCCTTGTTCATGGCACCCAAGGGAGCTTTGTAAAGTGGGGACTCGACCCACAGGAGCCGCAGCTTCTTGCGGGTATGGAGTTTACCGATGCGGGCTTCGGCGAAGAACCGGAATCCGACTGGGGCACACTCCACATCGACGGCAAAGCAGACGAGCGTGTCCCGACCGTGCGCGGCGACTACCGCAGTATTTATGCCAATCTCCGGGATGCCATCCTGGGCATCGCACCGCTCGAGGTTACGGCTGAGCATGCCTGGCGTACCGCACGCATCATCGAACTGGCCATCGAATCCAGCCAAACCGGCCGGCGTTTCACTTATCCGGATTGA
- a CDS encoding CoA-binding protein, whose translation MNEPQLIQQILETTKIIAVVGLSDNPAKASHGVSKFMQSRGYRIVPVNPAIESALGEKSYPSLEEAVVALAAEGMKVDLVNIFRLPQHLPPIIDDVIRLNLSAIWIQEGIVNEEAAAKAEAHGVKVVMDRCILKDRMAAGWQ comes from the coding sequence ATGAATGAGCCCCAGCTGATCCAGCAGATTCTCGAGACGACGAAAATCATCGCCGTGGTCGGCCTGAGCGACAATCCTGCGAAGGCCTCGCACGGGGTCTCGAAGTTCATGCAGTCGCGCGGCTACCGCATTGTCCCGGTCAATCCGGCGATCGAAAGTGCACTCGGCGAAAAGTCCTACCCTTCGCTCGAAGAGGCCGTCGTGGCACTCGCTGCGGAAGGCATGAAGGTCGATCTCGTGAATATCTTCCGGCTGCCGCAGCATCTTCCACCGATCATTGACGATGTGATTCGCCTCAATCTGTCTGCCATCTGGATACAGGAAGGCATCGTGAATGAAGAGGCAGCGGCGAAAGCAGAGGCGCATGGCGTGAAGGTGGTGATGGACCGCTGCATTCTCAAAGACCGCATGGCTGCCGGATGGCAGTAG
- a CDS encoding YdcF family protein gives MIALLLLLLFVAALGWTAWVYSQVLNYAHRDEARPADAIAVFGAAEYDGRPSPVLKARLDHALALYQEKLAPIIVTLGGGDPADLHSEGGVGHDYLLGHGVPERAIIAETESRNTEQSTRRLAVIARANQLHTIVVVSDGTHLFRTHALCESLGLTVFTSPRSMGKGLSRQEEAERIGHEVLSYTAWRLRRMIGFDRTPPGAP, from the coding sequence ATGATTGCCCTGCTCCTCCTGCTGCTGTTCGTCGCAGCGCTGGGCTGGACTGCCTGGGTCTACAGCCAGGTTCTCAACTATGCTCACCGCGACGAGGCCCGTCCGGCCGACGCGATCGCCGTCTTCGGCGCAGCCGAGTATGACGGCCGGCCCTCGCCCGTGCTTAAAGCCCGCCTGGATCACGCTCTGGCGCTCTACCAGGAAAAACTCGCGCCCATCATCGTCACCCTCGGCGGAGGCGATCCCGCAGACCTTCATTCCGAAGGCGGAGTAGGCCATGATTACCTGCTGGGCCACGGCGTGCCGGAACGCGCCATCATCGCGGAAACCGAAAGCCGCAATACGGAACAATCCACCCGCCGTCTCGCTGTCATCGCCCGCGCAAACCAGTTGCACACGATCGTAGTGGTCAGCGACGGCACGCATCTCTTCCGCACCCATGCGTTGTGCGAGAGCCTTGGTCTCACCGTCTTCACTTCTCCCCGGAGCATGGGCAAAGGCCTGAGCCGGCAAGAAGAAGCGGAACGCATCGGGCACGAGGTTCTCAGCTATACGGCATGGCGTTTGCGGCGGATGATCGGCTTCGATCGCACTCCGCCGGGAGCACCCTAA